The sequence TTAAGACTGATTTACGTCCCGCGTAGACACCGAAGAGCACCGCCGGCATCAGTCCGAATAGACGAATAGCCCCTACGGCCCACTCACTCATTCTCACCTGCAGCGCCTCGACGGCCTCACCACCGAATACGGTCGGTGTCGCCGTGACTACCTCTGCCTGGCCGAGAGCCTCCGCGGGTAGTCCGCGGACGGCACCGGAGAGCAGGGCGAGCGCCATCAGCGACAGGGCCACAGCCAGCAGGCCACGGTCACTGAGACGTACCACGAGCCCAGCGAATACGAGGGCACACAATCCGTAGAGAGCAATGATGTCCGCCGTAAACAACAGCATGCCGTGAACGAATCCAATGGCCACCAACCACATGCCACGTCGACGCAGTAGCCGAGCAGAACGCCCGGATCCTACAGAAGCCCGACTCTGTATAAGCTGCGTGAGGCCGTAGCCGAACAGCGCGGCGAAAAGCGGAAAGGCACGGCCGTCAACCAAGACCATCCGCACCATGGTGAAGATACTGTCGAGTACGGACTGCTCGGCGGGGTACCCCCGGAATCCTGGAAGAAAGCCAAAAGCGAAGACATCAACATTGGCCAGCGCGATCAACAACAGCATGCCCCCGCGCGCCAGGTCGGGTCCCAGCAGGCGCGATCGGACAGGAGTCGCCCGAGCAGCTACCTCTTGACGTACGGCAACCACACCCGCTCACCTCACGTTCCTACTCGAACGACGAAGGAGATCAGTGCCAGTCACGCTACCGGTCACAACGTCCGATGGCACTGAAGCCAACCACCGCACCGCCGGTAGGGATAGCCCATCCCCGATCGAGGCTGGTTCACCTACCGTCGACCCATGAAATTCGGGGCGTTTGCCGGCTTCGGCCTGGGTGAAAGCCAAGGGCTGGCGGGGCCACCCGCACCGGAATTGTCTAGCTAAGAAGGGTGGTGCCACCGGTGGTACTCAACGAAGCACCGCGACAGTATGTCTGGCCCGCCGGCAGCGGCGGGCCAGACATACTGGGGTAGCCCACCAGAACCTGCGTGGCACTCCGGCGAGTCTCGGTGGAGAGTGAGTCGGAATGGCTTCAGACGTTGAAGCGGAACTCCACCACGTCGCCGTCCTGCATGACGTAGTCCTTGCCCTCGATGCGGACCTTGCCCACCGACTTCGCGGCGCTCATCGACCCCGCCTCCAGCAGGTCGTCGTAGGAGACGACCTCCGCCTTGATGAAACCGCGCTGGAAGTCGGAGTGGATAACCCCGGCGGCCTCCGGGGCGCTCGCCCCGACCGGCACGGTCCAGGCCCGCGCCTCCTTGGGGCCGGCGGTGAGGTACGTCTGGAGCCCCAGCGTGCGGAAGCCGACCCGAACGAGCTGGTCCAGCCCGGGCTCGGACTGCCCGATCGACTCCAGGAGCTCGCGGGCCTCCTCCTCGGGCAGATCCACCAGCTCCGATTCGATCTTCGCGTCCATGAAGACGGCCTCGGCGGGGGCGACCAGGGCCCGCAGTTCGTCGAGGAACTCGGCGTTGGCCAGTTCGGCCTCGTCGACGTTGAAGACGTACAGGAAGGGCTTGGTGGTCAGCAGGTGCAGCTCGCGCAGATGCTCCAGCTCGACGCTGGCGGCCGCCGCACCGGCATACAGGGTGGTGCCGGTGTCGAGCACC comes from Salinispora tropica CNB-440 and encodes:
- the ychF gene encoding redox-regulated ATPase YchF, giving the protein MSLTIGIVGLPNVGKSTLFNALTKNDVLAANYPFATIEPNVGVVGLPDERLGKLAEIFSSQKVIPAPVSFVDIAGLVRGASKGQGRGNAFLANIRDAAAICQVVRAFSDPNVVHVDGKIAPADDIETINTELILADLQTLERAIPRLEKEAKLRKDRAAAVAAAKAAVEVLDTGTTLYAGAAAASVELEHLRELHLLTTKPFLYVFNVDEAELANAEFLDELRALVAPAEAVFMDAKIESELVDLPEEEARELLESIGQSEPGLDQLVRVGFRTLGLQTYLTAGPKEARAWTVPVGASAPEAAGVIHSDFQRGFIKAEVVSYDDLLEAGSMSAAKSVGKVRIEGKDYVMQDGDVVEFRFNV
- a CDS encoding DUF418 domain-containing protein: MLLLIALANVDVFAFGFLPGFRGYPAEQSVLDSIFTMVRMVLVDGRAFPLFAALFGYGLTQLIQSRASVGSGRSARLLRRRGMWLVAIGFVHGMLLFTADIIALYGLCALVFAGLVVRLSDRGLLAVALSLMALALLSGAVRGLPAEALGQAEVVTATPTVFGGEAVEALQVRMSEWAVGAIRLFGLMPAVLFGVYAGRKSVLTWGSERKRILSLVAFAGLAAGILAGVPSALMAASVWNEPSIGISAIAGTLHLAGGYAAAAGYLALFALLAAAARRPPGLTVKALSVSGQRSLTLYLSQSLLFLVLFDPDFFGLGDNFGIALNSAVAVGVWTVGVLGALVMDRLSVRGPAEVLLRSLTYRSVTRSAGPRSR